GTCAAATACCAAACATCTCAATATTTTCTTTCCCAGATTGAGAAAGGTCACTTTTTTATGCAGTTTTTTAGAGTATGCATTTCAATGCTAAGGGTTGATCTTGTGATAGTTGGGTTTGGTTTTGTTGAGTTGTGGATAAGGGTGATGAGTAGGCAACAGGATTGGGTAGGAGTTAGATAGGTTATATGTACTGTATGTGTGAAATTATCGTTTTGGGTTTCTTGTGTTTTGTGGTAAAGTGGAAAAACTTGACTGCACTTTCCTTGGATGCTTCTTCTCTAGTCAGAGATGAAGTTTCACCTTGTTATTCATTGAGTTAATATTTAAGTATGTGTAGGAAATCAAGATAGGCCTGTCTGTTAGGATTTGACACTGTTAGTTAGGCCTTGTCAGTTGATAGTAAGCCTTGTAGTCtattagaataaataattagttCAGCTCTAATAAACAGCTGTTAGAATAAGTGTTTTATAACTTGTAGAACGCATTTTCAGAGcaatgattttcattttaaaattagtttatttatgtGTTATCCATAACTGAATAGTCATTTATGTCAAATGTATGCTTGCATTTGCATTATGTCTAAAGAAATAAGGGTAAATGATACGACTTCGCTTTTACATGCTACATATATACCTGTGCAGGTGAAATCCATACCATTCAGTGGAACTGGCAAGCACAAATACAGTTTCCAGAATATCAAAGTTCCTCCACTCCCTGTGCATTTTTGTGACTGTGAGGAGCATTGTAGTCCCTTTGTCACTGAAAGAGGGAGGCTATCTATTGATAGGGCAGCTGAAAGTGCTGGAATGAATGATGAAGAGATTAGCATAATGAATGCTGTGATGAACAAGCTacttcaaaaagaaaagatttccagTGTTGAGAGCCTTGGAAAGGAGAAAGATTTGTACAAATCACCTGATACTTTACAATCTGATGAAGCTGAAGATAGCGCAGCAGATGAAGACGATCTCATTATTAACATGGAGACGAAGAGAAATAAAACAGCTTTAATAGGGAACCAGGAGCTTGAAAGAATCCTGGAAAATCaggtatttttttcttctctatttgtgGGTGGAGGTGGGGTGTTTAATAAATTAGGATCTAAGTGGTAATGTCAGTTTCCTTTTAGCAAAGAAAAGGTATTCTATACCGTGTAATTGTTGTTTTTAATCTTCAGGAATCCTggtttaataaaacaaaatttgctAAGGAAGAACACAACAATAGTATGCCTGAAGTGGAGGGAAGGAATAATAGCAATGCcaacaagaacaagaagaggaaaTCACTTCCCAAATTGGAAATGGAAAGTAATGCAGAAGTATCAACAACCCCTGGAGGCAAGGGTAATAAGCAGACACTTCGAAATAAGGTGGGATCTGGTGCACAGCGTACTGAGCCAGAAGATGGTTTTGAGGAATTGACTAAAGTTTCATGGTCTCAAAAGTCTTCATGGAAAGAACTTCTTGGTGGCGGAGGCAATACTTCTTTCAGTGCTTCTATCATATTACCAAAATTGGACTGCAGTAACAATCTACAAAGATCCGATGACCTGTGTGCACCTGTATCTACAATCAATAAAACTGAAAACATGGAAAAGGATAGAGATTTATGGAGCAACCCTACCATTACGCAAGTGATAAAAGAGCATGCTGATGCTCAACCTACCCATACACAAGTGATAAAAGAGCTTGCTGAAGCTCAACCTGCAAATAAAGAAGTGATAGAAGATGTTACCAAATATCAGCATAATGTGGCACCGAATAAGACAGGCAGAGGAGCTTCATGGCTGCAAAAACAATCCTGGACACAAATGGTTAGTGAGAATAGCAATTCATTTAGCATTGCACATATTTTGCCAGGTATTACTTTTCCTGAGCCAAAGGCCAAGGAGCCCATTGTGGTACCTGCCATTTCCAACCATTTCAAGCATAAGGGAGTAGCTAAGGGTACTATTAATGAATGTGTGAGTAATGACGGGTTTAAATCAAGGGAGACTATACAAGAAAAGAGTCAGCATATCAGTGGCAATGACGTTACTTTTGCTTCAGTAGTTGAGGAAAAGGTTGAAACAAGTCCCAGGGAAAAATCCcctgaaaatattgaaataggTGAAACGTGCTCATTTATGAGAAATGCTGCATCTTTGAAGGAATGGGCAAAAGCTAAGGCCGCTATTAGTGGATCactcaaaagaaaaagtgatgAGAAGTAAGATGAGAAGGTTTCCATAGGACAGAAATATCTGACAGTTAAGCAGCATTATCTTTCACATGGTTTTGTGCTATATTCACTCCCAGTTATTGTTCTTTTCGTGCAAGGAGATGAAAGTGAAAAGTAATGAAGGAcaaattgattttcaaaatgACATTTGTAATTTGGAAACCAATTTCAACACTTCTCTTCAGTTACATCAAGTCTGGCTCAGAACGTTCTGATTCCGACTCAGTCAGTGATATAGCTACTCCAAATTGGTTATTGCATCAGAAATGTTTTGTAACCGTCATGGTTCGACACAACCCCCCGTAAGTTTCCCGATGAAACCACTGATCGAACCGTTGCTTAACTAGTCTTAGCGATTTGGTGATCAGGTGGTTTATAAAGTGAATTGGTGTATTGTGAGTTTTTGAGATTTTTAAGGTATATTATGAACATTTTCAAGTTTGaagtttataatttatgaatttttggaTAGATTTCATTCATGCTGTTAGAGAAGTATATATCtgtattcttttaaattatgtatgaaCTCggtaaaattatgtttttttttttccttttcaaagtAAAATCGTATATGCTTACATAGCATTTGACCCAATTTATTTAAGGGAATTTCTTCATGCACCCCAATATTATGTCTGCTGCACcctaataattttaaaatttcaattatatctCAGATGTATTGTAGTTCCGGATTGTACAGTATGTATCCAGATTGCATAATCtgtaatgtaaatttatattctgGATTCTATCTGTTATTTTGTATTCTCGATTGTATACTCCGTAGTGTGATTTTGTATTCTTGATTGTGTAATTCGTAATGCAATTTTGTATCTTGGATTGGATAATCTGTAATacaaatttgtattttgaactgTACAATTCATGACCcaaggatacttgatatatatataaatcaattttatatataaataattgctcatagacttatATCATtcatagctgaataattgaaatattcaactcttatGTTTCCACGctgacatcttggctatgaaggtatattgggacctcagagcctgtcccaaatacattagcatcatactcaacctccaaaggcttatcttcaaggatgtcatcaagtagatgcaatgaagcaagaggatcatcctcagatagagaaatcttctcctgtgcctgcgtctgttgttacatgaaaaNNNNNNNNNNNNNNNNNNNNNNNNNNNNNNNNNNNNNNNNNNNNNNNNNNNNNNNNNNNNNNNNNNNNNNNNNNNNNNNNNNNNNNNNNNNNNNNNNNNNNNNNNNNNNNNNNNNNNNNNNNNNNNNNNNNNNNNNNNNNNNNNNNNNNNNNNNNNNNNNNNNNNNNNNNNNNNNNNNNNNNNNNNNNNNNNNNNNNNNNNNNNNNNNNNNNNNNNNNNNNNNNNNNNNNNNNNNNNNNNNNNNNNNNNNNNNNNNNNNNNNNNNNNNNNNNNNNNNNNNNNNNNNNNNNNNNNNNNNNNNNNNNNNNNNNNNNNNNNNNNNNNNNNNNNNNNNNNNNNNNNNNNNNNNNNNNNNNNNNNNNNNNNNNNNNNNNNNNNNNNNNNNNNNNNNNNNNNNNNNNNNNNNNNNNNNNNNNNNNNNNNNNNNNNNNNNNNNNNNNNNNNNNNNNNNNNNNNNNNNNNNNNNNNNNNNNNNNNNNNNNNNNNNNNNNNNNNNNNNNNNNNNNNNNNNNNNNNNNNNNNNNNNNNNNNNNNNNNNNNNNNNNNNNNNNNNNNNNNNNNNNNNNNNNNNNNNNNNNNNNNNNNNNNNNNNNNNNNNNNNNNNNNNNNNNNNNNNNNNNNNNNNNNNNNNNNNNNNNNNNNNNNNNNNNNNNNNNNNNNNNNNNNNNNNNNNNNNNNNNNNNNNNNNNNNNNNNNNNNNNNNNNNNNNNNNNNNNNNNNNNNNNNNNNNNNNNNNNNNNNNNNNNNNNNNNNNNNNNNNNNNNNNNNNNNNNNNNNNNNNNNNNNNNNNNNNNNNNNNNNNNNNNNNNNNNNNNNNNNNNNNNNNNNNNNNNNNNNNNNNNNNNNNNNNNNNNNNNNNNNNNNNNNNNNNNNNNNNNNNNNNNNNNNNNNNNNNNNNNNNNNNNNNNNNNNNNNNNNNNNNNNNNNNNNNNNNNNNNNNNNNNNNNNNNNNNNNNNNNNNNNNNNNNNNNNNNNNNNNNNNNNNNNNNNNNNNNNNNNNNNNNNNNNNNNNNNNNNNNNNNNNNNNNNNNNNNNNNNNNNNNNNNNNNNNNNNNNNNNNNNNNNNNNNNNNNNNNNNNNNNNNNNNNNNNNNNNNNNNNNNNNNNNNNNNNNNNNNNNNNNNNNNNNNNNNNNNNNNNNNNNNNNNNNNNNNNNNNNNNNNNNNNNNNNNNNNNNNNNNNNNNNNNNNNNNNNNNNNNNNNNNNNNNNNNNNNNNNNNNNNNNNNNNNNNNNNNNNNNNNNNNNNNNNNNNNNNNNNNNNNNNNNNNNNNNNNNNNNNNNNNNNNNNNNNNNNNNNNNNNNNNNNNNNNNNNNNNNNNNNNNNNNNNNNNNNNNNNNNNNNNNNNNNNNNNNNNNNNNNNNNNNNNNNNNNNNNNNNNNNNNNNNNNNNNNNNNNNNNNNNNNNNNNNNNNNNNNNNNNNNNNNNNNNNNNNNNNNNNNNNNNNNNNNNNNNNNNNNNNNNNNNNNNNNNNNNNNNNNNNNNNNNNNNNNNNNNNNNNNNNNNNNNNNNNNNNNNNNNNNNNNNNNNNNNNNNNNNNNNNNNNNNNNNNNNNNNNNNNNNNNNNNNNNNNNNNNNNNNNNNNNNNNNNNNNNNNNNNNNNNNNNNNNNNNNNNNNNNNNNNNNNNNNNNNNNNNNNNNCAAATGTCAgttgaaataaacataataaagttgtatcagtacaaaattatcaatataaacaaattttaattcaaatgatattaactaacttaccaatatatcattccatataatgttccgatcaacctcggACACATGATCAAAAGATGGAATGAGAATACTAATCTTATCACATGCCACTACTCTAAGGTATGATCAGAAGTCATCTGCATGGGGGCCAGTTGCCACACCCGTGATGACGTTCACATTCACCggagttctttcaccactattctttctgatcaaaagttgtttcatcctagtgggtcctctagtggatctggtagggggagcctcatcccctgaagaatgtggatgatcagccatatatctgccaaaataaatagcaacatgaaatattaatatcatataatttaacaaaacatgtaatagtaatcataggaaatatataaaaggaaaacttatgtgatattaataaaatacttatacagaagttgaaattcatacataaagatatgggttcatcatatgtatattccctcatcatgatctgaccgaattgcatgtacatcgtcgtcaactagagatcggtcatccaaatttgttgtagtttgaaatgaatggttgtccgcaatatgaatattaattagattgtcttcgttaacttcaatttgttttttgccttgaagagtgacataccaatggtcagacgcaggatctttgacataaaaaacctgagatGNTTGATGNaccatgataaacggttcgtctcggtaacccacctttcgaaaatcaaccagtgtcatacccgattcatctatttccgcaccactcttattgtcaaaccacttacatttgaacaatggaacaaaaacttggtgtaatcaacctcccatatctcttctattataccataatatctcattgatccaagtacaggagattgatcttttgatgtggaaaattgaagtgactcagcttctaaactgactccactattttgtgttatgcttttatcatccaaagtcttcgtatagaatgtgcaatattgacttcataacctgtacaacacacgacatcaaacttcaaaccatttgcaagccaccataaagtttgagaagaatgtggctctttgtcaatttcagatttgaaccaagacataaatgttttgttatgctccatcaactgccatttctctgattgtcttgaatttttattcttaacaatgactttgtgtgcttccaaaaaaggAATAACCTCATatgtgttgttcaatatataaagatgcgcttgcaacaattcttcgcgatcttttgtcaccacattcacacctcggatgcttttacttgtagaaaatttattcaaccatgatatgcgaggaactcctattggattcgttgatgtcatgtaatctgaacaaaactcgatactttcttcagcaatatacctttcaatcatcGAACCTTCAGgacgatatggatttttaacgtaTCCTTTCAAAATCTCcatataacgctcaataggatacatccatcttaagtataccggtccgcacaacttgatttctctaaccaaatgaacaagtaaatgtaccatgatgtcaaaaaNNNNNNNNNNNNNNNNNNNNNNNNNNNNNNNNNNNNNNNNNNNNNNNNNNNNNNNNNNNNNNNNNNNNNNNNNNNNNNNNNNNNNNNNNNNNNNNNNNNNNNNNNNNNNNNNNNNNNNNNNNNNNNNNNNNNNNNNNNNNNNNNNNNNNNNNNNNNNNNNNNNNNNNNNNNNNNNNNNNNNNNNNNNNNNNNNNNNNNNNNNNNNNNNNNNNNNNNNNNNNNNNNNNNNNNNNNNNNNNNNNNNNNNNNNNNNNNNNNNNNNNNNNNNNNNNNNNNNNNNNNNNNNNNNNNNNNNNNNNNNNNNNNNNNNNNNNNNNNNNNNNNNNNNNNNNNNNNNNNNNNNNNNNNNNNNNNNNNNNNNNNNNNNNNNNNNNNNNNNNNNNNNNNNNNNNNNNNNNNNNNNNNNNNNNNNNNNNNNNNNNNNNNNNNNNNNNNNNNNNNNNNNNNNNNNNNNNNNNNNNNNNNNNNNNNNNNNNNNNNNNNNNNNNNNNNNNNNNNNNNNNNNNNNNNNNNNNNNNNNNNNNNNNNNNNNNNNNNNNNNNNNNNNNNNNNNNNNNNNNNNNNNNNNNNNNNNNNNNNNNNNNNNNNNNNNNNNNNNNNNNNNNNNNNNNNNNNNNNNNNNNNNNNNNNNNNNNNNNNNNNNNNNNNNNNNNNNNNNNNNNNNNNNNNNNNNNNNNNNNNNNNNNNNNNNNNNNNNNNNNNNNNNNNNNNNNNNNNNNNNNNNNNNNNNNNNNNNNNNNNNNNNNNNNNNNNNNNNNNNNNNNNNNNNNNNNNNNNNNNNNNNNNNNNNNNNNNNNNNNNNNNNNNNNNNNNNNNNNNNNNNNNNNNNNNNNNNNNNNNNNNNNNNNNNNNNNNNNNNNNNNNNNNNNNNNNNNNNNNNNNNNNNNNNNNNNNNNNNNNNNNNNNNNNNNNNNNNNNNNNNNNNNNNNNNNNNNNNNNNNNNNNNNNNNNNNNNNNNNNNNNNNNNNNNNNNNNNNNNNNNNNNNNNNNNNNNNNNNNNNNNNNNNNNNNNNNNNNNNNNNNNNNNNNNNNNNNNNNNNNNNNNNNNNNNNNNNNNNNNNNNNNNNNNNNNNNNNNNNNNNNNNNNNNNNNNNNNNNNNNNNNNNNNNNNNNNNNNNNNNNNNNNNNNNNNNNNNNNNNNNNNNNNNNNNNNNNNNNNNNNNNNNNNNNNNNNNNNNNNNNNNNNNNNNNNNNNNNNNNNNNNNNNNNNNNNNNNNNNNNNNNNNNNNNNNNNNNNNNNNNNNNNNNNNNNNNNNNNNNNNNNNNNNNNNNNNNNNNNNNNNNNNNNNNNNNNNNNNNNNNNNNNNNNNNNNNNNNNNNNNNNNNNNNNNNNNNNNNNNNNNNNNNNNNNNNNNNNNNNNNNNNNNNNNNNNNNNNNNNNNNNNNNNNNNNNNNNNNNNNNNNNNNNNNNNNNNNNNNNNNNNNNNNNNNNNNNNNNNNNNNNNNNNNNNNNNNNNNNNNNNNNNNNNNNNNNNNNNNNNNNNNNNNNNNNNNNNNNNNNNNNNNNNNNNNNNNNNNNNNNNNNNNNNNNNNNNNNNNNNNNNNNNNNNNNNNNNNNNNNNNNNNNNNNNNNNNNNNNNNNNNNNNNNNNNNNNNNNNNNNNNNNNNNNNNNNNNNNNNNNNNNNNNNNNNNNNNNNNNNNNNNNNNNNNNNNNNNNNNNNNNNNNNNNNNNNNNNNNNNNNNNNNNNNNNNNNNNNNNNNNNNNNNNNNNNNNNNNNNNNNNNNNNNNNNNNNNNNNNNNNNNNNNNNNNNNNNNNNNNNNNNNNNNNNNNNNNNNNNNNNNNNNNNNNNNNNNNNNNNNNNNNNNNNNNNNNNNNNNNNNNNNNNNNNNNNNNNNNNNNNNNNNNNNNNNNNNNNNNNNNNNNNNNNNNNNNNNNNNcttagttgaaccgacatacaaaggtgtttccgcatcagtcgacatcgtctcatacatatgagctttggcaaaattttctacgccaacatcgcggatcatgtcctctaatttgtcttcatccggacgatcttcttccatggtggaatcagtaacattttcagtttgcgagtcagtcggaaagtgcatttcttcgccgtgccctatccatgttgtatagcatcttaggaaaccatcacagataagatgttctgtaatttgggttgcgttcaactttctcccattcaaacagttcacacaaggacatctaaacttcacttcatcatcacttctcccctcGTTACGTTacgcaaattgtataaattcctctacacctctcttGTATTCAGCACTAATACGTgataaattaatccaatttcgatccatattcctaaattttacaaaattacaattatacaatattctatataaaattatcaattcaatcatacaatcaattcagtcatacaatgatacaattaataatcattcaaatgatcaattcaaacattcaatcacacataattacatatgagaattatcacattttttcttccttttttcttcctaCACCCTCGTAAGTTATAAAGCTTCCATTTATCCTTTATTAAAAATCCTAATTTGACATTTCTGGCACCATGAAAAGTCCTTGCAACTTTTTgttcctcactcacacactcatgttaaagaaaaatttgGATGTTTCTATTGGTGGGTTTGGCATTGGTGCCCATTGAAATCAAACCGTGCTAATTGAAAtcaaaaagaacataaaatcaACAAATCAATTCCAAGCAAGCAATGAGACATCAGATAGACATATATTGAAATCAAACTAGGTTAGCTCCATACCAGGTTTTGGCGCGACGGCAGAGGGCGTGACGGCGGAGGGCGCGACGGCGAAGGGCGCGACGGCAAAGACGAAGATGGCGCAGCAGCAGTGGCGTTTTCGCGTGGAGGCAGAGAGAAATCTTCAGAATCGCGTGGAGAAGATGAAattgttctttgtttttttaaccttcagaagagaATATGCTGCGGTTccacacttaaccgcggcatattctccTTTATACCGCGGTTCTACACTCAACCGTGACcgattcatttaaaaaaaaaattcataatggcatttttgaatttttttttaacttatatgccgcggttcagcgtccaaccgcgacatatgctctgaaatttttaaaatttactcagatcagagaatatgccgcggttctctgaccaaccgcggcctattccccaacgttcagaatccctcaactgccttcccaactgccttttggggaatgttaGAGGTAGcaaggggaatatgccgcggttctctgcgcaaccgcgacatatacccttgtaacctcctgacattccccatcagtcagcccttgcaataaattggcaggggaataggccgcggttctcagagaaccgcggcatattcccctgttattaaatttttttcctgaCGTGAAGTCAAAGGTGATGattgactggggtatatgccgcggttaagtggggaaccgcgacatataagttcgatttatttacaaaactgccactgcacagcattatgctgcggtttctggtgaaccgtggcataatgtgcgctgtataatccctattttttactagtgaataaattgaataaaaacatgtaattgGTAGtgttgttttgaaaaataaaaaagtagagtgaattaattatgttatgATTGGTGTGTGAGGACATAAAAAAAGGATAGAGGAAGTAAACGAGAAGTCACATAAATGATTGGTGTGTGAGGACATAAATAAgaacaaattgaataaaaaaatgtaattggtTTGGTGACTGATATTGTAATTGAAAAGACGTGATagtagaaagtaaaagaagaagaaagtagaaacttatatattttatcacatATATATAAGGACATGATCATAATAGAAGTcacata
This DNA window, taken from Vigna radiata var. radiata cultivar VC1973A chromosome 5, Vradiata_ver6, whole genome shotgun sequence, encodes the following:
- the LOC106759673 gene encoding uncharacterized protein LOC106759673; protein product: MAEEVEESNNAVRIFVGGLAETVSIEDLRSLFSSLGSVQAVQTIRTKGRSFAYIDFHSDPKSLSKLFSKYNGCLWKGGRLRLEKAKEDYLTRMKREWENDALDDATQPPPSSPKEATTHSSKSNTKHLNIFFPRLRKVKSIPFSGTGKHKYSFQNIKVPPLPVHFCDCEEHCSPFVTERGRLSIDRAAESAGMNDEEISIMNAVMNKLLQKEKISSVESLGKEKDLYKSPDTLQSDEAEDSAADEDDLIINMETKRNKTALIGNQELERILENQESWFNKTKFAKEEHNNSMPEVEGRNNSNANKNKKRKSLPKLEMESNAEVSTTPGGKGNKQTLRNKVGSGAQRTEPEDGFEELTKVSWSQKSSWKELLGGGGNTSFSASIILPKLDCSNNLQRSDDLCAPVSTINKTENMEKDRDLWSNPTITQVIKEHADAQPTHTQVIKELAEAQPANKEVIEDVTKYQHNVAPNKTGRGASWLQKQSWTQMVSENSNSFSIAHILPGITFPEPKAKEPIVVPAISNHFKHKGVAKGTINECVSNDGFKSRETIQEKSQHISGNDVTFASVVEEKVETSPREKSPENIEIGETCSFMRNAASLKEWAKAKAAISGSLKRKSDEK